In Nocardia sputorum, a single genomic region encodes these proteins:
- a CDS encoding glycosyltransferase family 39 protein has protein sequence MASITTVPPGVEAVARPVGAHRAPASRRSRADRVFFGPSTQPRWARPALLALLVATAVLYLWNLTVSGWANEYYAAAAQAGTQSWKALLFGAHDAGNAITVDKPPAALWVMGLSGRLFGFGSWSLLAPQALIGVGSVALLYAAVRRWSGPGAGLLAGAALAATPVAALMFRFDNPDALLTVLLVAAAYCTVRAIDAPGPRLRAASTGWLALAGVAIGFAFLTKMMQAFLVLPALGLVFLVAGAGGFWSRIVKLVTACAAMVVAGGWYVLLVELWPADSRPYIGGSTDNSLWELALGYNGMGRLLGGSGNPSGGSGGPGGGGMGGAFGGDTGLARLFSGTMATEVSWLLPVALIGLVAGLWLSGRAPRTDRVRAAMILWGGWLLGTGLVFSYMSGIIHPYYTVALAPAVAGVAAVAVTQLWRRRGHVAARLTLALLSAATGAWAFVLLHRTPDWLPWLRWTVLIVTAIAAIALVIGAHRSRRIAVVIAATALVAGFAGSTAYAVETVTHAHSGGIPASGPAQAGSMGGPGAGGRGGPGQGAAADDGRADAADGASGTTGDAATTGTEPLTSDAAPTGTEPPTEDGVPAGGAPGGGPGGSADNAELDALLENTDSRWSAASIGSGTASSLELRTGTSVIAIGGFSGGDDAPTLAQFQRYVANGEVHYFIAQGQGMRPGSGGEKSAADEITEWVKAHYTAKTVGNVTVYDLTAPIS, from the coding sequence ATGGCGTCGATTACGACCGTCCCGCCGGGCGTGGAGGCCGTCGCGAGACCCGTCGGCGCCCATCGCGCCCCGGCCTCCCGGCGATCCCGGGCGGATCGCGTGTTCTTCGGGCCGTCGACCCAACCGCGGTGGGCGCGTCCGGCGTTGCTCGCGCTGCTCGTCGCGACCGCGGTGCTGTATCTGTGGAATCTGACGGTATCCGGGTGGGCGAACGAGTATTACGCCGCCGCGGCGCAGGCGGGCACGCAGAGCTGGAAGGCACTGCTGTTCGGCGCGCACGACGCGGGCAACGCGATCACGGTGGACAAGCCGCCCGCGGCCCTGTGGGTGATGGGGCTGTCGGGGCGGCTGTTCGGCTTCGGCTCGTGGTCGCTGCTGGCGCCCCAAGCCTTGATAGGCGTCGGCTCGGTGGCCCTGCTGTATGCCGCGGTGCGGCGATGGAGCGGGCCCGGCGCGGGCCTGCTGGCCGGTGCGGCATTGGCGGCGACTCCCGTCGCCGCGTTGATGTTCCGCTTCGACAACCCGGACGCGCTGCTGACAGTGCTGCTGGTCGCGGCGGCGTACTGCACGGTGCGAGCGATCGACGCGCCCGGCCCGCGCTTGCGGGCGGCGAGTACCGGCTGGCTGGCGCTGGCCGGTGTCGCCATCGGTTTCGCGTTCCTGACCAAGATGATGCAGGCGTTCCTTGTCCTCCCCGCGCTCGGGTTGGTGTTCCTGGTCGCCGGGGCGGGGGGCTTCTGGTCCCGGATCGTCAAATTGGTCACCGCCTGCGCGGCCATGGTGGTGGCGGGCGGGTGGTATGTGCTGCTGGTCGAACTGTGGCCCGCGGATTCGCGCCCCTACATCGGCGGGTCGACCGACAACAGCCTGTGGGAACTGGCACTCGGCTACAACGGCATGGGCCGGTTGCTGGGCGGCAGCGGCAACCCGAGCGGTGGATCCGGCGGACCGGGCGGCGGCGGCATGGGCGGCGCGTTCGGCGGCGACACCGGGTTGGCCCGGCTGTTCAGCGGCACCATGGCCACCGAGGTGTCCTGGCTGCTGCCGGTGGCGCTGATCGGCTTGGTCGCCGGGCTCTGGCTCAGTGGACGCGCGCCGCGCACCGATCGAGTGCGCGCGGCGATGATCCTCTGGGGTGGCTGGCTGCTCGGCACCGGCCTGGTCTTCAGCTACATGAGCGGCATCATCCACCCGTACTACACGGTGGCCTTGGCGCCGGCCGTCGCCGGTGTCGCCGCGGTCGCGGTGACGCAGTTGTGGCGGCGGCGCGGGCACGTGGCGGCCCGGCTCACCTTGGCGCTGCTGTCGGCGGCCACCGGCGCGTGGGCTTTCGTCCTGCTGCATCGCACGCCGGACTGGCTGCCCTGGCTGCGCTGGACCGTGCTGATCGTGACCGCGATCGCCGCGATCGCGCTGGTCATCGGCGCGCATCGGTCGCGCCGGATCGCCGTCGTGATCGCGGCCACGGCGTTGGTGGCCGGGTTCGCCGGATCGACGGCCTACGCGGTCGAAACGGTCACGCACGCGCACAGCGGCGGCATCCCGGCCTCCGGACCCGCGCAGGCGGGTTCTATGGGCGGCCCCGGCGCGGGCGGGCGCGGTGGACCCGGCCAGGGCGCGGCGGCGGACGACGGCCGCGCCGACGCCGCCGACGGAGCGTCCGGCACAACCGGAGACGCGGCTACCACCGGCACCGAACCGCTGACCAGCGATGCGGCTCCCACCGGCACCGAACCGCCCACCGAAGACGGAGTTCCTGCGGGTGGCGCTCCCGGCGGCGGACCGGGCGGCAGCGCGGACAACGCCGAACTGGACGCCCTGCTGGAGAACACCGACAGCCGGTGGTCGGCGGCGAGCATCGGCTCCGGCACCGCGTCGAGCCTGGAATTGCGCACCGGCACGTCGGTGATCGCGATCGGCGGTTTCAGCGGCGGCGACGACGCGCCGACGCTGGCCCAGTTCCAGCGATACGTGGCGAATGGCGAGGTGCACTACTTCATCGCGCAGGGGCAGGGTATGCGGCCCGGCTCCGGTGGCGAGAAGTCGGCGGCGGACGAGATCACCGAGTGGGTCAAGGCCCACTACACCGCGAAGACGGTCGGCAACGTCACGGTCTACGACCTGACCGCGCCGATCAGCTGA